One segment of Rhizobium sp. NXC14 DNA contains the following:
- a CDS encoding glucose 1-dehydrogenase, giving the protein MQRHAPDFSLEGKVTLVTGASRGIGRACALACAAAGSDIVLGVRNVAVAAELVAEIEGAGRKALAVELDLPNKAHIAQAIDAALTAFGRIDVLVNNVGVAPGNLAELVEEKDLDEILDVNIKGTFLMTQAVGRQMIKQNGGRIISISSQAGTVALRGEAIYCMSKAAINHLSRCLAAEWARYNITVNTVSPTFIHTDGTAPFLSDPANRQATLDHIPLGRIGETDDVVGAVVFLASPAASLITGANLLVDGGWSVA; this is encoded by the coding sequence ATGCAGAGGCATGCGCCGGACTTCAGCCTTGAGGGCAAAGTGACTTTGGTAACAGGAGCGAGCCGCGGTATCGGCCGGGCTTGCGCGCTTGCCTGTGCCGCGGCAGGCTCCGATATTGTTTTGGGAGTTCGCAATGTCGCAGTGGCGGCGGAGCTGGTCGCGGAAATCGAGGGTGCGGGGCGAAAAGCCCTCGCCGTTGAACTGGACCTTCCCAACAAGGCCCATATCGCACAAGCCATCGACGCGGCGCTGACGGCATTTGGCCGGATCGATGTCCTCGTCAACAATGTCGGCGTGGCTCCAGGCAATCTCGCCGAACTCGTCGAGGAGAAGGACCTCGACGAGATCCTCGATGTCAACATCAAGGGCACCTTCCTGATGACGCAGGCCGTCGGTCGTCAGATGATCAAGCAGAATGGCGGCCGGATCATCAGCATCAGCTCACAGGCCGGCACCGTGGCGCTCCGCGGCGAGGCAATCTATTGCATGAGCAAGGCGGCCATCAATCACCTCTCGCGCTGCCTTGCAGCCGAATGGGCACGCTACAATATCACCGTCAACACCGTATCGCCGACCTTCATCCACACGGATGGGACGGCACCCTTTCTATCCGACCCCGCCAATCGCCAAGCGACGCTCGATCACATTCCCCTCGGCCGGATCGGTGAAACCGATGACGTGGTGGGCGCCGTCGTGTTCCTAGCATCGCCGGCGGCGAGCCTGATCACCGGCGCGAACCTGCTGGTGGATGGTGGCTGGTCCGTCGCCTGA
- a CDS encoding adenylate/guanylate cyclase domain-containing protein, whose amino-acid sequence MATARAERRLAAILAADVVGYSRLVEHDETGTFSALKILRREVIDPLLAEHQGRIVKLMGDGALVEFGSVVDAVACAVAIQKGVAENQADIPTERRIVFRIGVNLGDVIHELDGDLYGDGVNIAARLQTLADPGGICISGTAYDHLQGKLDCDFENLGERALKNMERPVRLYRPLQERTAAGTASLRSALPERPSIAVLPFNALSAEPEQDFFSDGLTEDITTALSKLKGFFVIARNTMFTYKGKPVDVRAIGRELGVRYVLEGSVRKSGSRMRVTAQLIDAASDVHLWAERYDGDLGEIFAIQDEITASVVGRIGPELLAAEHARESPKPHHGLDAWECVVRAVFLCSQLSEESSRKMLPLLDRAIELAPGYAQALAMKGWITTWRAFQGWEDMGYALALARDVVQQAMAADDKEPWTYLAQAMIAFATRDNVLAVAAISQAVAINPNSAFAHGQLGLAHANGGRAADAIPCIDYALRLSPREAFLGDFQFYYAMAHFQGANYELGLSYAREAHRLRSGHAVPLIIGTACAGLLDNREAATDLLERLKSLVPDISRDAVGATSSFVRAEDRARLIEGLTRAGLN is encoded by the coding sequence ATGGCAACCGCAAGAGCAGAACGGCGGCTGGCCGCGATCCTGGCCGCTGACGTCGTCGGCTATTCCCGCCTCGTCGAACATGACGAGACTGGGACGTTTTCGGCCCTCAAGATTCTGCGCCGGGAGGTGATCGATCCGCTGCTGGCTGAGCATCAGGGCCGTATCGTCAAGCTGATGGGCGACGGTGCGCTCGTGGAGTTCGGCTCGGTCGTCGATGCCGTCGCGTGCGCTGTCGCCATCCAGAAGGGGGTTGCCGAGAACCAAGCGGATATCCCGACGGAGCGACGCATCGTCTTCCGGATCGGAGTCAATCTGGGTGATGTGATCCACGAGCTCGATGGGGATCTCTACGGCGATGGCGTTAACATCGCGGCCCGCCTCCAGACCTTGGCGGATCCGGGGGGCATTTGCATTTCCGGCACGGCCTACGATCACCTCCAGGGCAAGCTTGACTGCGACTTCGAAAACCTCGGCGAGCGCGCGCTGAAGAATATGGAAAGGCCGGTGCGACTGTACCGCCCCCTTCAGGAAAGGACGGCCGCCGGAACGGCATCGTTGAGGTCTGCACTTCCGGAGCGGCCATCCATTGCCGTGCTGCCGTTCAATGCCCTGAGCGCCGAGCCGGAGCAGGACTTCTTCAGCGATGGGCTGACCGAGGACATCACCACCGCGCTATCCAAGCTCAAGGGCTTCTTCGTGATCGCCCGCAACACGATGTTCACCTACAAGGGAAAGCCCGTGGATGTGCGCGCCATCGGGCGCGAACTCGGGGTCCGCTATGTTCTCGAGGGGAGTGTCCGCAAGTCCGGCAGCCGGATGAGGGTGACCGCGCAGCTCATCGATGCGGCCTCCGACGTCCATCTCTGGGCCGAGAGGTACGACGGCGACCTCGGCGAGATCTTCGCCATTCAGGACGAAATCACCGCAAGCGTCGTCGGCCGCATCGGCCCGGAACTCCTGGCGGCGGAGCATGCTCGCGAAAGCCCAAAGCCGCATCATGGCCTTGATGCCTGGGAATGTGTCGTGCGGGCGGTGTTCCTGTGTTCCCAACTGTCTGAGGAGAGCAGCAGGAAGATGCTCCCGCTGCTCGATCGGGCAATCGAACTTGCCCCCGGCTATGCTCAGGCGCTCGCCATGAAAGGTTGGATTACCACGTGGCGCGCGTTCCAGGGGTGGGAGGACATGGGATATGCCTTGGCCCTTGCCAGGGATGTCGTCCAACAAGCCATGGCCGCGGACGATAAGGAACCGTGGACTTACCTTGCGCAGGCGATGATAGCCTTTGCGACGCGCGACAATGTCCTGGCGGTGGCAGCGATCAGCCAGGCTGTCGCGATCAACCCCAACTCCGCGTTTGCACACGGCCAGTTGGGACTTGCGCATGCCAACGGGGGCCGCGCGGCGGACGCCATTCCTTGCATCGACTACGCCCTCAGACTGAGCCCGCGCGAGGCTTTTCTCGGCGACTTTCAGTTTTACTACGCCATGGCTCATTTCCAGGGCGCGAATTACGAACTTGGATTGAGTTACGCACGGGAGGCGCATCGATTGCGGTCCGGCCATGCGGTTCCACTGATCATTGGCACGGCCTGTGCCGGACTTCTCGACAACCGGGAGGCTGCCACGGACTTGCTCGAACGGCTTAAATCGCTAGTTCCTGACATCTCACGGGACGCGGTCGGAGCAACATCTTCTTTCGTCCGCGCCGAGGATCGGGCGCGTCTGATCGAAGGACTTACCCGTGCCGGCCTGAATTGA
- a CDS encoding FHA domain-containing protein, whose amino-acid sequence MVFSFFRGNKPSLLQTGPGGQSRSHVLDRAEMSIGRAANADIVVDDPFLAPIHARIEKQSDGGFIIRRMGLNPIMLRGEALLQTASLKTGDSFRLGKDVEFQFLEKAPAKEAPKKEAAKADDGKPKKPLFKQPAFLAAIGLVYLAVVGIIGYVILSGGGSTEAGPTAERINAEAARIPTCIKNARRLRQVSEQTFNGAVGGRVGRDGDVTYAALALATDPADDAALAKAAEPIVEAYKRTALAALASENRGNNTLAQSLYQQTYDLVPDVNCSAARFALQRRAATKPPARR is encoded by the coding sequence ATGGTCTTTTCCTTTTTTCGCGGCAACAAACCGAGCCTTCTGCAAACCGGCCCCGGCGGCCAGAGCCGCAGCCATGTGCTCGACCGGGCGGAAATGTCGATCGGCCGGGCAGCCAATGCCGATATCGTCGTCGATGATCCGTTCCTGGCGCCGATCCACGCCCGCATCGAAAAGCAGAGCGACGGCGGCTTCATCATCCGCCGCATGGGGCTGAACCCGATCATGCTGCGCGGTGAGGCGCTGCTGCAGACCGCCTCGCTCAAAACAGGCGACAGTTTCCGTCTCGGCAAGGATGTCGAATTCCAGTTTCTGGAGAAGGCGCCGGCCAAGGAGGCGCCGAAAAAGGAGGCTGCCAAGGCAGACGACGGCAAGCCGAAAAAGCCGCTTTTCAAACAGCCGGCCTTCCTCGCCGCCATAGGCCTCGTCTACCTCGCCGTCGTCGGGATCATCGGCTACGTCATCCTCTCCGGCGGCGGCAGCACGGAGGCCGGCCCGACGGCCGAGCGCATCAATGCCGAAGCTGCCCGCATCCCGACATGCATCAAGAACGCCAGGCGCCTGCGCCAGGTTTCCGAGCAGACTTTCAACGGCGCCGTCGGCGGCCGCGTCGGCCGGGATGGCGATGTCACCTATGCCGCGCTTGCGCTGGCAACCGACCCCGCCGACGACGCGGCGCTGGCAAAAGCGGCGGAGCCGATCGTCGAGGCCTACAAGCGCACGGCGCTCGCCGCCCTTGCCTCGGAAAACCGCGGCAACAACACACTGGCGCAGAGCCTCTACCAGCAGACGTACGATCTCGTTCCCGACGTCAACTGCTCGGCCGCGCGTTTTGCACTGCAGCGGCGCGCCGCCACCAAGCCGCCGGCGCGGCGGTGA
- a CDS encoding type II secretion system F family protein, whose amino-acid sequence MMSELPLAPIIIVLAGVTAALIVWWIGDLLGSIKVVRRSAGGDGPPPNIVDSIGMRTPVEFVLRQFEPLLADFGAQLEKKLIYGGRPFGGVTGREYIALLVVLSLFGFILLGMLFGIASGSVIGGLAAGLILGFIPAIYFWVVADDKMQDRKERISREFPYFLDLVVMTQQAQATLPESLRLYAEAAPGTVMTEEIEQTLKDVALGTGMIEALQRLEARMTAEEVVRVIRAVIQGEVEGSNRVELLREHARDLRFRRWEKADRASEKLKAKIVMPAMLIVVSILLLVLAPAIVEMMSSGMF is encoded by the coding sequence ATGATGTCGGAACTCCCCCTTGCCCCGATCATCATCGTCCTTGCCGGCGTCACTGCGGCGCTCATCGTCTGGTGGATCGGCGATCTCCTCGGCAGCATCAAGGTGGTGCGGCGGTCGGCCGGTGGCGACGGGCCGCCTCCGAATATCGTCGACAGCATCGGCATGCGCACGCCGGTCGAATTCGTGCTGAGGCAGTTCGAGCCGCTTCTGGCCGATTTCGGTGCGCAGCTCGAAAAGAAGCTGATCTATGGCGGCCGGCCCTTCGGCGGCGTGACGGGGCGTGAATATATCGCCCTTCTCGTCGTCCTCAGCCTCTTCGGCTTCATCCTGCTCGGTATGCTGTTCGGCATTGCGAGCGGCAGCGTCATCGGCGGGCTAGCCGCCGGCCTGATCCTCGGCTTCATCCCCGCCATCTACTTCTGGGTCGTCGCCGACGACAAGATGCAGGACCGCAAGGAACGCATCTCGCGCGAATTTCCCTATTTCCTCGATCTCGTCGTCATGACTCAGCAGGCGCAGGCGACCCTGCCGGAAAGCCTGCGGCTCTATGCCGAGGCAGCACCGGGCACCGTGATGACCGAGGAGATCGAGCAGACGCTGAAGGACGTGGCGCTCGGCACCGGCATGATCGAGGCGCTGCAGCGCCTGGAGGCGCGCATGACGGCCGAGGAGGTGGTGCGCGTCATCCGCGCCGTCATCCAGGGCGAGGTCGAGGGCAGCAACCGCGTCGAGCTTTTGCGCGAACATGCGCGCGACCTGCGCTTCCGCCGCTGGGAAAAGGCCGACAGGGCCAGTGAGAAGCTGAAGGCCAAGATTGTCATGCCGGCGATGTTGATCGTCGTGTCGATCCTGCTTCTGGTGCTGGCGCCTGCTATCGTCGAGATGATGTCGAGTGGGATGTTCTGA
- a CDS encoding type II secretion system F family protein — translation MDISLLQIVTIALGAVTAGLLVWGAPMQWPAPLLRATERDIALASEAAQVFGRDAVPPYTMILAYTITAIIVFALISLIFGPIFGIVVAIPVAFFLPKATIRYFLRRRWLQIESQLPYAVDQIVSAVRTGKPLAVAVNAVADTGQMPASREFERIAREQKLGIGLVEALDRHGRTVPSLHFKMVDAALGLFARQGGDISEPLTEMSKSFKEIWKLDQKISTSSSQARMNFRVVNGGALFMILMIFFGQPELIDKVFGNAIGIVIAIVGAILYATGFFWMRSMMKVSV, via the coding sequence ATGGACATCAGCCTTCTGCAGATCGTGACGATCGCCCTCGGCGCAGTGACGGCGGGGCTGCTCGTCTGGGGCGCGCCGATGCAATGGCCGGCGCCGCTGCTTCGCGCCACCGAACGCGATATCGCGCTCGCCAGCGAAGCGGCCCAGGTCTTCGGCCGCGACGCCGTGCCGCCCTATACGATGATCCTCGCCTATACCATCACCGCCATCATCGTCTTCGCTCTGATCTCGCTGATCTTCGGGCCGATCTTCGGCATCGTCGTTGCCATTCCCGTCGCCTTCTTCCTGCCCAAGGCGACGATCCGTTATTTCCTGCGGCGCCGCTGGCTGCAGATCGAATCGCAGCTTCCCTATGCCGTCGACCAGATCGTTTCGGCGGTGCGCACCGGCAAGCCGCTCGCTGTCGCCGTCAATGCGGTCGCCGACACCGGCCAGATGCCGGCCTCGCGCGAATTCGAGCGCATCGCCCGCGAACAGAAGCTCGGCATCGGACTGGTCGAAGCGCTCGACCGCCACGGCCGCACGGTGCCGAGCCTGCATTTCAAGATGGTTGACGCCGCCCTCGGCCTGTTTGCCCGCCAAGGCGGCGACATATCCGAGCCGCTGACGGAAATGTCGAAATCCTTCAAGGAGATCTGGAAGCTCGACCAGAAGATCAGCACCTCGTCGTCACAGGCGCGGATGAACTTCCGCGTCGTCAATGGCGGCGCGCTGTTCATGATCCTGATGATCTTCTTCGGCCAGCCGGAGCTGATCGACAAGGTGTTCGGCAACGCCATCGGCATCGTCATCGCGATCGTCGGCGCCATTCTCTATGCCACCGGGTTCTTCTGGATGCGCTCGATGATGAAGGTGTCGGTATGA
- a CDS encoding ATPase, T2SS/T4P/T4SS family, producing MLLKISYEDGSGREVIPLSANETYFVGESSTLSLPAGAGVVRLRGSHVSSPQFVLRKSGQGWSVQHHGRNPTRVDDQPLRAGTPVAVSAGMSIWVPNVTIELVEPAAAPEAVTQFPDQERVLALQMEIHERLLKDTQYDRLVKSSDFGREETRSRIRERLDLFIKEALDAAPQDLVILVIKNAVYRWLAKRIARTGRRDGASNAASLAREEQDNRRLFDVGKALISALQLKLNFESTRSDFAQLDTKFGAAFQARQALFNAGDRYEIAHMHLRSNIEELMYRWGTISELMDLDVISEIMVTRYDEIYVEKFGLLERYPFAFANERQLMKVIERIAVDSNRSINESEAMADFRMPDGSRVNAVIPPLAVKGACLTIRKFGGKSRLDISKLVAAGALSEPMRAFLEAAVRARKNIVVSGGTGSGKTTLLNSLSQFIPVGERVVAVEDTSELQLDGIHVVYLQSRPKTAESETSVTIRDLVRNALRMRPDRIIVGECRGAEAIDMLQAMNTGHAGSMTTAHANTPQDMMTRLEVMVLQGQSSLPVTAIRQQIVAAVELVVQLNRLESGRRAVTEISEVIGIDPDTGLIIVEPIFNLVGRAGGQAVHAFTGYLPSFVAELVAFGEDGEIKNLDMFV from the coding sequence ATGCTGTTGAAGATTTCCTATGAGGACGGCAGCGGACGGGAGGTGATCCCGCTCTCGGCGAACGAGACCTATTTCGTCGGCGAAAGCAGCACGCTTTCGCTTCCCGCCGGCGCCGGCGTCGTGCGCCTGCGCGGCAGCCACGTCTCCTCGCCGCAATTCGTGTTGCGCAAGTCCGGCCAGGGATGGTCGGTGCAGCATCATGGCCGCAACCCGACCCGGGTCGACGACCAGCCGCTTCGGGCCGGCACGCCGGTGGCGGTCTCGGCCGGCATGTCGATCTGGGTGCCGAATGTCACGATCGAACTGGTCGAGCCGGCGGCGGCGCCGGAGGCGGTGACGCAGTTTCCGGACCAGGAGCGGGTGCTGGCGTTGCAGATGGAAATCCATGAGCGATTGCTAAAAGACACGCAATATGACCGGCTGGTGAAATCCTCCGATTTCGGCCGCGAGGAGACGCGCAGCCGCATCCGCGAGCGCCTCGACCTGTTCATCAAGGAGGCGCTGGACGCCGCACCGCAGGATCTCGTCATCCTCGTCATCAAGAACGCCGTCTACCGGTGGCTGGCAAAACGCATTGCCCGCACCGGCCGGCGCGACGGCGCATCGAATGCGGCAAGCCTCGCACGCGAAGAGCAGGACAACCGCCGGCTCTTCGATGTCGGCAAGGCGCTGATCTCGGCGCTGCAGCTGAAGCTCAACTTCGAATCCACCCGTTCCGACTTCGCGCAGCTCGACACCAAGTTCGGCGCCGCCTTCCAGGCCAGGCAGGCGCTGTTCAACGCCGGCGACCGCTACGAGATCGCCCATATGCACCTGCGCTCGAATATCGAGGAGCTGATGTATCGCTGGGGCACGATCTCGGAACTGATGGATCTCGACGTCATCTCGGAAATCATGGTGACGCGGTACGACGAGATCTATGTCGAGAAATTCGGACTGCTCGAACGCTATCCCTTCGCCTTCGCCAATGAGCGGCAGCTGATGAAGGTGATCGAGCGCATCGCCGTCGATTCCAACCGCTCTATCAACGAGAGCGAGGCAATGGCCGACTTCCGCATGCCGGACGGTTCGCGCGTCAACGCCGTCATCCCGCCGCTCGCCGTCAAGGGCGCCTGCCTCACCATCCGCAAGTTCGGCGGCAAGTCGCGGCTCGATATCAGCAAGCTGGTGGCCGCCGGCGCCCTCAGTGAACCGATGCGCGCCTTCCTCGAGGCGGCGGTGCGCGCTCGCAAGAATATCGTCGTCTCAGGCGGCACCGGCTCCGGCAAGACGACGCTGCTGAACAGCCTGTCGCAATTCATTCCGGTCGGCGAGCGCGTCGTTGCCGTCGAGGACACGTCCGAACTGCAGCTCGACGGCATTCACGTTGTCTACCTGCAATCGCGGCCGAAGACGGCGGAGAGCGAAACCAGCGTCACCATCCGCGACCTCGTGCGCAATGCGTTGCGCATGCGCCCCGACCGCATCATCGTCGGCGAGTGCCGCGGCGCCGAGGCGATCGACATGCTGCAGGCGATGAACACCGGCCATGCCGGCTCGATGACGACGGCGCATGCCAACACGCCGCAGGACATGATGACCCGCCTTGAGGTGATGGTGCTGCAGGGCCAGAGCTCGCTGCCGGTGACGGCGATCCGCCAGCAGATCGTCGCCGCCGTCGAGCTCGTCGTGCAGCTCAACCGCCTGGAAAGCGGCCGGCGCGCCGTCACCGAAATATCCGAGGTGATCGGCATCGATCCGGATACCGGCCTCATCATCGTCGAGCCGATCTTCAATCTCGTCGGCCGCGCCGGCGGCCAGGCGGTGCATGCCTTCACCGGCTATCTGCCGAGCTTCGTCGCCGAACTCGTCGCCTTCGGCGAAGACGGCGAGATCAAGAACCTCGATATGTTCGTTTGA
- a CDS encoding RcpC/CpaB family pilus assembly protein, protein MNWKLIAAVIVGLITGVLLYFWTESVKNEQVAYAFMRLQPDKKVTRGQAITPDMLAEPVMLPESFGALAKLAVPAASAYQEWLKDRTAAADIPAGSVLLFQYFDDTDGGRLTTMIAPGKRALTLPVNAAEAVGHFVEPGSYVDILGTVDEPVEPVAPPAAVQPGTPGQPPAAPGQTPAATTQPQAPAQPPSPVEQMLKNYLTQYPGADENDINAYRKQAQDYKLGISSRTRVVTRTFLQNVKVLAVGAATTPEGAVTKANSSYNHVTVEVTPSEAEMLIFAMGQANGSLNLVLRNPTDNSVEDLPSINWTRM, encoded by the coding sequence ATGAACTGGAAGCTCATTGCCGCTGTGATCGTCGGGCTGATCACCGGCGTTCTCCTCTACTTCTGGACAGAGAGCGTCAAGAACGAGCAGGTGGCCTATGCCTTCATGCGGCTCCAGCCCGACAAGAAGGTGACGAGAGGACAGGCGATCACCCCCGACATGCTCGCCGAACCGGTGATGCTGCCGGAAAGCTTCGGGGCGCTCGCCAAGCTCGCCGTGCCTGCCGCCAGCGCCTATCAGGAATGGCTGAAGGACCGGACGGCGGCGGCCGACATTCCGGCCGGCTCGGTGCTGCTCTTCCAGTATTTCGACGATACCGACGGCGGTCGGCTGACGACGATGATCGCGCCCGGCAAGCGGGCGCTGACCCTGCCGGTCAATGCCGCCGAGGCCGTCGGCCATTTCGTCGAGCCGGGCAGCTATGTCGATATTCTCGGCACCGTCGACGAACCGGTCGAGCCGGTGGCGCCGCCCGCCGCGGTGCAGCCCGGAACCCCCGGGCAGCCACCGGCCGCACCCGGCCAGACGCCCGCCGCAACCACGCAGCCGCAGGCTCCGGCCCAGCCGCCCTCGCCGGTCGAGCAGATGCTGAAGAACTATCTCACCCAATATCCGGGCGCCGACGAGAACGACATCAACGCCTACCGGAAGCAGGCGCAGGACTACAAGCTCGGCATCAGCTCGCGCACCCGCGTCGTCACCCGCACCTTCCTGCAAAACGTCAAGGTGCTCGCCGTCGGGGCGGCGACCACCCCGGAAGGTGCGGTCACCAAGGCCAATAGCAGCTATAATCACGTGACGGTCGAGGTGACGCCGTCGGAAGCCGAGATGCTGATCTTCGCCATGGGCCAGGCGAACGGCAGCCTCAACCTCGTGCTGCGCAATCCGACGGATAACAGCGTCGAAGACCTGCCGAGCATCAACTGGACGCGCATGTGA
- a CDS encoding Tad domain-containing protein gives MTPSFIHRLHRDQRGFLSPIILYMTIALALMIVWILNTGQMIYDKQRTQDTADAAALIHADWEARYLNIMAMNNVASSQATVVMATSVAYQLTTAELALRSAAILAKLAQYSFTEGFGPASLLPPLPPMPYCPGWQKVPIVGGIIYGACLAFQGFRATEATKAIAYTVAAQVKYDPLGLINKSSDIIDAMNDLNDYLVESFPERVGNDALHLVRLNKSDHVVFHPPCESCGQAGEGAGGNLPVDRDGVNPAAAYTEMCLAMSYGTQGQDPLLMRGEYANRGFPDGKGPLTAGGVDGSHIRDWVNHESGIDNQLVEFYIFYEAFGPAYLSKVPFKAIVEQYAGDLSWWQELALDASFWIADKVFGVGFGITNPFQLPIDVPPRYSDKQTKDENDFTRKFDMIWNQVCGPGGGAISVTGVSLPLLSFPKPYWLKGRIPFNFTPFGGDQLTDYQTLAIVSRAPRARLQVRLFKDKTPSAYALAQSWVHNYTAFDLYTQDWLASLAPATLADDIGAVSGTIKQSPAADSFTGLTRVFDQGGANAWAAVNTH, from the coding sequence ATGACACCGTCCTTCATCCATCGCCTGCACCGCGACCAGCGCGGCTTCCTGTCTCCGATCATCCTCTACATGACGATTGCGCTGGCGCTGATGATCGTCTGGATCCTGAACACCGGGCAGATGATCTACGACAAGCAGCGCACCCAGGATACCGCCGATGCCGCCGCACTCATCCATGCCGATTGGGAGGCGCGTTATCTCAACATCATGGCGATGAACAATGTCGCCTCCTCGCAGGCCACCGTGGTCATGGCGACCTCGGTCGCCTATCAGCTGACCACCGCGGAACTGGCCCTGCGCTCGGCCGCCATTTTGGCGAAACTCGCTCAATATTCCTTCACCGAAGGCTTCGGACCGGCCTCGCTCCTGCCGCCGTTGCCTCCGATGCCCTACTGCCCCGGCTGGCAGAAGGTCCCGATCGTCGGCGGCATCATCTATGGCGCCTGCCTGGCGTTCCAGGGGTTCCGGGCGACCGAAGCCACCAAGGCGATCGCCTATACGGTGGCGGCGCAGGTCAAATACGATCCGCTGGGTCTGATCAATAAGTCCAGCGACATCATCGATGCGATGAACGATCTCAACGACTATCTGGTCGAAAGCTTTCCCGAGCGGGTCGGCAACGACGCCTTGCATCTGGTTCGTTTGAACAAGTCGGATCACGTCGTCTTCCATCCGCCCTGCGAATCCTGCGGTCAGGCCGGAGAAGGCGCCGGCGGCAACCTGCCGGTGGACCGCGACGGCGTCAATCCAGCCGCCGCCTATACCGAAATGTGCCTTGCCATGTCCTATGGCACTCAGGGACAGGATCCGCTCCTGATGCGCGGCGAATACGCCAATCGCGGCTTCCCCGACGGCAAGGGTCCGTTGACGGCAGGCGGAGTCGACGGCAGCCATATCCGCGACTGGGTCAACCACGAAAGCGGCATCGACAATCAGCTGGTGGAGTTCTACATCTTCTACGAAGCCTTTGGGCCGGCCTATCTGAGCAAGGTCCCGTTCAAGGCGATTGTCGAGCAATATGCCGGCGATCTCAGCTGGTGGCAGGAACTGGCGCTCGATGCCAGCTTCTGGATCGCCGACAAGGTCTTCGGCGTCGGCTTCGGCATCACCAACCCCTTCCAGCTGCCGATCGACGTGCCGCCGCGTTATTCCGACAAACAGACCAAGGACGAGAACGACTTCACCCGCAAGTTCGACATGATCTGGAACCAGGTCTGCGGCCCTGGGGGCGGGGCGATCTCGGTGACCGGTGTCAGTCTGCCGCTTCTCTCCTTTCCGAAGCCCTACTGGCTGAAGGGACGCATTCCCTTCAACTTCACGCCCTTCGGCGGCGACCAGCTCACCGACTACCAGACGCTGGCGATCGTTTCGCGTGCGCCGCGCGCCAGGCTCCAGGTTCGCCTGTTCAAGGACAAGACGCCGTCCGCTTATGCGCTGGCGCAGAGCTGGGTCCATAATTACACGGCCTTTGATCTCTATACGCAGGACTGGCTTGCCTCGCTGGCGCCAGCGACACTCGCCGACGATATCGGCGCGGTTTCCGGCACCATCAAACAAAGCCCGGCCGCCGACAGTTTCACCGGCCTGACACGCGTCTTCGACCAGGGAGGAGCCAATGCCTGGGCTGCCGTCAACACACACTGA
- a CDS encoding TadE/TadG family type IV pilus assembly protein: MRAELERPTFDGAFWSSILHSRTFWIPQDHGALLGTFVIAMLLLTSMLLLPRLSARRRRISELHGDMSGSTTMMDFVLVTPIFVFFMFVVFQFTILAKNHLFTHYAAYAAARSARVYFCPALPITIHSFIGPKTCDNDAAAGKADLAARLALIPAAPYDQLKCVGACQPPEEALKSLADASGLSKNWRAMRNQARYMFDPQNVTVTVDRAPMALYAAINRSPHVPVTAKVEARFLLLEYAGWVFARGQRKDGRYYTISTAEVNLL, encoded by the coding sequence ATGCGCGCGGAACTCGAACGCCCCACTTTCGACGGTGCTTTCTGGAGTTCGATCCTGCACTCGCGGACCTTCTGGATTCCTCAGGATCACGGCGCGCTTCTCGGCACCTTTGTCATCGCCATGCTGTTGCTAACCTCGATGCTGCTGCTGCCGCGGCTTTCCGCCCGCCGGCGGCGGATATCGGAGCTTCACGGCGATATGTCAGGCAGCACGACGATGATGGATTTCGTGCTGGTCACGCCGATCTTCGTCTTCTTCATGTTCGTGGTCTTCCAGTTCACGATCCTGGCGAAGAACCACCTCTTCACCCATTATGCCGCCTATGCGGCGGCCCGCAGCGCCCGCGTCTATTTCTGCCCGGCCCTGCCGATCACCATCCACAGCTTCATCGGCCCCAAGACCTGCGATAACGACGCTGCAGCGGGCAAGGCCGATCTTGCCGCCCGCCTGGCGCTGATCCCGGCCGCTCCCTACGACCAGCTGAAATGCGTCGGCGCCTGCCAGCCGCCGGAAGAGGCGCTGAAGAGCCTTGCCGACGCCTCGGGCCTGTCGAAGAACTGGCGCGCGATGCGCAACCAGGCGCGCTACATGTTCGACCCGCAGAACGTTACGGTCACCGTCGACCGCGCCCCGATGGCGCTCTATGCCGCCATCAACCGCTCGCCGCATGTGCCCGTGACGGCCAAGGTCGAAGCGCGCTTCCTGCTGCTCGAATATGCCGGCTGGGTCTTTGCCCGCGGCCAGCGGAAGGATGGGCGCTACTATACGATTTCGACGGCGGAGGTGAACCTGTTATGA